The Oncorhynchus masou masou isolate Uvic2021 chromosome 6, UVic_Omas_1.1, whole genome shotgun sequence genome has a window encoding:
- the LOC135541366 gene encoding nuclear factor of activated T-cells, cytoplasmic 2 isoform X4, giving the protein MTSIYKDNDQHSLELVEDLGQDNSQEELDFSYLFLYNPSDDFRVIEADNSGVPPRGDHNPSSVVNYPCDGSSSNAPTTSSQSSYHHGPVPDSLSGPGFNSLDLPSGPRGAPSPSPRIEITPSGDPHQTHPLDASPRTTALTVPGYENTAYREPQSPASSNSSTGWLSEAYSPWVSPCVSPSGGGGMVGLTALDLLPGLQGIHTSSAHSSPGTSPRTSITEETFLVPQSQRSSSPHSHDYPRSRSASPQGKRTYDQYSGPNLGTTSQQQRSRSPSPSPSPHHPQGRPLAQADPQGNAPQQMPSVEEVLSSFNSSLSSSLSSSLSSSLNSSLSSSMSRAVPSKMVRPSVECYTYGENQGEHGQRGRAGAETFYILPTSFWPASLAHGAFSGIPVPSMPPLEWHLPSHSDQYELCLEQQPKQHHRAHYETEGSRGAVKADSGGHTVVQLHGYRGTAPLGLLVFIGTADERVLKPHAFYQVHRITGKTVTTPSQERKVHGTKVLEIPLEPKNNMRAVIDCAGILKLRNADIELRTGETDMGRKNTCVRLVFRVHIPQPGGQYVSLQVASLPIECSQRSAHELPTVERQDVERCSVLGGQQVILTGQNFTSDSKVVFTEKTPDGVQIWEAEATVDRDKSQKSMLFVEIPPYRDPTIHHAAKVNFYVINGRRKRSQAQHFTYTPLTVPAIKTEPVDDFQFGQLGCAVSQILGMSSKSYHHTPSSQLNPNSHIVAGMTSLATCQRASHHDPNAYQPQDPPVYYPSKSRSLGSTPVLYQDMNHHPVMIHSGSPSQMSYTQHYSSQVSQPFHPSRSATNQRVVNVAVPLPQHQHATMVGDGYRAAASLWKVGDSPEACSSEGQYQGFMHTVVPVLSRSPPRHSHILTQRGPAATGSQSGPVPGKVTAKQENLNQAYLDDDSIRYMGDIY; this is encoded by the exons ATGACTTCCATCTACAAAGACAATGACCAACATTCTTTGGAGCTTGTGGAAGATCTTGGTCAAGATAACAGTCAAGAGGAGTTGGACTTTTCTTACCTGTTTTTGTACAACCCATCTGACGACTTTCGCGTGATTGAAG CAGACAACTCAGGGGTTCCCCCTCGCGGAGATCACAACCCCTCATCTGTGGTGAACTACCCTTGTGACGGAAGCTCCAGTAACGCCCCTACAACCTCCAGCCAGTCCTCTTACCACCATGGGCCTGTCCCAGACAGCCTGTCTGGGCCTGGGTTTAACTCACTGGATCTCCCCTCCGGGCCAAGGGGtgctccctctcccagccccagGATTGAGATCACCCCATCAGGGGACCCTCACCAGACTCATCCCCTGGACGccagccccagaaccacggcCCTGACTGTGCCTGGTTATGAGAACACGGCCTACCGAGAGCCCCAGAGCCCTGCCAGCAGCAACTCCTCCACGGGTTGGCTGTCTGAGGCCTACTCGccctgggtctcgccttgtgtatCTCCCAGTGGTGGTGGGGGCATGGTTGGCTTGACCGCCTTGGACCTCCTCCCGGGCCTCCAAGGCATCCATACGTCCTCGGCCCACTCCTCCCCTGGGACCTCCCCGCGaaccagcatcacagaggagACTTTCCTGGTACCGCAGAGTCAGCGGTCTTCCTCGCCACATTCCCACGATTACCCCCGCTCTCGCTCCGCCTCTCCTCAGGGAAAACGCACCTACGACCAGTACAGCGGCCCCAATCTGGGGACCACCAGCCAGCAGCAACGCTCCCGGAGCCCAAGCCCCAGCCCCTCGCCTCACCACCCCCAAGGACGACCCTTGGCCCAAGCTGACCCACAGGGCAATGCCCCTCAGCAGATGCCCAGTGTTGAAGAGGTGTTGAGCAGCTTCAACTCCAGCCTCAGCTCCAGCCTCAGCTCCAGCCTCAGCTCCAGCCTCAACTCCAGCCTCAGCTCCAGCATGTCCAGGGCGGTCCCCTCCAAGATGGTGCGGCCCAGTGTTGAGTGCTATACGTATGGAGAGAACCAGGGGGAGCATGGGCAGAGAGGCAGAGCTGGGGCTGAGACCTTCTACATCCTCCCTACATCTTTCTGGCCGGCTTCACTAGCCCATGGAGCCTTCAG tGGCATCCCTGTGCCATCTATGCCCCCTCTAGAGTGGCACTTGCCCAGTCACTCCGACCAGTATGAGCTCTGTTTGGAGCAGCAGCCTAAACAGCACCACCGGGCCCACTACGAGACAGAGGGCAGCAGGGGAGCAGTCAAAGCGGACAGTGGAGGTCACACTGTGGTTCAG CTTCATGGGTACAGAGGCACTGCTCCACTGGGTCTGCTGGTGTTCATCGGAACGGCTGACGAGAGGGTCCTCAAACCCCATGCCTTCTACCAGGTGCACCGCATCACTGGGAAAACGGTCACCACACCAAGCCAAGAGAGAAAGGTCCATGGCACCAAGGTCCTGGAGATCCCTCTGGAGCCCAAGAACAACATGAGAGCAGT GATTGACTGTGCTGGGATACTAAAGCTGAGAAATGCTGACATCGAGCTCAGGACAGGCGAGACAGACATGGGACGCAAAAACACCTGTGTCCGCCTTGTCTTTCGTGTCCATATTCCTCAACCAGGAGGACAGTATGTCTCTCTTCAAGTGGCCTCCCTTCCCATCGAGTGTT CCCAGAGGTCGGCCCACGAGCTTCCCACTGTAGAGCGCCAGGACGTGGAGCGCTGCTCGGTTCTAGGGGGACAGCAGGTGATACTGACAGGACAGAACTTCACCTCTGATTCCAAGGTGGTGTTCACAGAAAAGACACCTG ACGGGGTGCAAATCTGGGAAGCAGAAGCTACAGTAGACCGAGACAAGAGCCAGAAA AGCATGCTGTTTGTGGAGATCCCTCCGTATCGAGATCCCACCATTCATCACGCGGCTAAAGTCAACTTCTATGTGATCAACGGGAGGAGAAAACGCAGTCAGGCGCAGCACTTCACCTACACTCCTTTAACCG TTCCCGCCATTAAAACGGAACCCGTAGATGACTTCCAGTTTGGCCAGCTGGGCTGCGCTGTCTCCCAAATCCTAGGAATGTCATCCAAGTCCTACCACCACACCCCCAGTAGCCAGCTCAACCCTAATAGCCACATAGTGGCTGGCATGACATCCTTGGCAACCTGCCAGCGTGCAAGCCATCACGATCCCAATGCCTATCAACCACAGGACCCACCTGTCTATTACCCCAGTAAAAGCCGAAGCCTGGGTAGCACCCCTGTCCTGTATCAAGATATGAACCACCACCCAGTGATGATCCACAGTGGTTCCCCATCTCAGATGTCCTATACCCAGCACTACTCCAGCCAAGTGTCCCAACCCTTCCACCCCTCTCGCTCGGCCACCAATCAGCGAGTTGTCAACGTAGCTGTCCCATTGCCCCAACACCAGCACGCCACCATGGTGGGTGATGGGTACCGGGCTGCAGCTTCATTATGGAAGGTTGGTGACTCGCCAGAGGCCTGTTCCTCAGAAGGCCAGTACCAGGGCTTCATGCACACGGTGGTGCCTGTCTTGAGCAGGTCTCCGCCACGACACAGCCACATCCTGACCCAGAGAGGTCCAGCCGCTACAGGGAGCCAGAGTGGGCCAGTCCCTGGGAAAGTGACAGCGAAGCAAGAAAACCTGAACCAAGCCTATCTGGATGATG